From the genome of Salvelinus alpinus chromosome 19, SLU_Salpinus.1, whole genome shotgun sequence, one region includes:
- the kmt5ab gene encoding LOW QUALITY PROTEIN: lysine methyltransferase 5Ab (The sequence of the model RefSeq protein was modified relative to this genomic sequence to represent the inferred CDS: inserted 4 bases in 2 codons; deleted 1 base in 1 codon), protein MAKANLLTCLPSKGKKKVLTTNNRPEETLQVKNXRQENKPEMNGGDWYPERQLPCIAESNAAQNRKVTDYYPIRLSSRKSKAELKNEEHRHLDYLIQNGVEGLQVSLEMKKGRGVFAVRRFKKGKFVIEYHGDLLHLADAKXREALYAQDPGTGCYMYYIQYLSKTYCAEATKESTRLGRLLNHSKTGNCQNKLHDIDGIPHLILVASRDIESEEELLYDYGDRSKESISAHPWLKY, encoded by the exons ATGGCAAAAG CTAACCTCCTGACATGTTTGCCTTCAAAAGGGAAGAAAAAAGTGCTGACTACCAACAATAGACCCGAGGAAACCCTTCAGGTCAAAAA AAGACAGGAAAATAAACCAGAAATGAATGGG GGAGACTGGTACCCAGAGAGACAACTACCCTGCAT AGCAGAAAGCAATGCTGCCCAAAACAGGAAGGTCACAGATTATTATCCTATTAGACTGAGTTCCAGAAAAAGCAAAGCTGAATTGAAG AACGAAGAACACAGACACCTTGATTACCTGATA CAAAATGGAGTTGAAGGACTGCAGGTTAGTTTAGAAATGAAA AAGGGAAGAGGAGTATTTGCTGTCAGACGTTTCAAGAAGGGGAAGTTTGTAATTGAGTATCATGGAGACTTGTTGCATCTGGCTGATGCCAA GAGAGAGGCTCTGTATGCCCAAGACCCTGGGACTGGCTGCTACATGTACTATATCCAGTATCTCAGCAAAACATACTG TGCGGAAGCTACAAAAGAATCAACTCGCCTGGGAAGGCTGCTAAACCACAGTAAAACTGGCAACTGCCAGAACAAATTACATGACATAGATGGAATACCTCATCTCATACTGGTGGCTTCCAGGGACATTGAGTCAGAGGAAGAGCTGCTTTATGACTATGGTGACCGCAGCAAGGAATCCATCTCGGCGCACCCTTGGCTCAAATACTGA
- the rilpl2 gene encoding RILP-like protein 2 isoform X1: protein MEELSESSPALAFEKEAFELTVEDVYDISYVIGRDLLKISTTGEEVSDLQFKIVRVLEMFETLVNKYNLSLEELKMERDNLKSELDRIVRESSAGQEAQTLGPNKLVVDLKDPNRPRFTMQELKEVLQERNQLKAQLLVAQEELQLYKSGMLPQGEQAMVEVDLVSPSPLKPVPDTTDETKEEVFIQTEIRTTYENKDLRHY from the exons ATGGAAGAGTTGAGCGAGTCTTCACCCGCTTTGGCGTTCGAGAAGGAAGCATTTGAGCTGACGGTGGAAGATGTTTATGACATTTCATACGTGATTGGCAGAGATTTGCTGAAAATAAGTACTACAGGTGAGGAAGTCTCCGATTTGCAATTCAAAATTGTCCGGGTTTTGGAGATGTTTGAAACGTTAGTGAATAAGTATAACCTGTCATTGGAGGAGCTGAAAATGGAACGAGACAACTTGAAGAGTGAACTGGATAGAATCGTGAGAGAAAGTTCTGCCGGGCAGGAAGCG CAAACACTAGGACCAAACAAACTGGTGGTGGACCTGAAAGATCCCAATAGACCACGCTTCACAATGCAGGAGCTGAAGGAGGTGCTTCAGGAGAGGAACCAGCTCAAGGCCCAACTACTGGTGGCGCAAGAAGAGTTGCAACTCTACAAGAG TGGGATGCTGCCACAGGGTGAACAAGCCATGGTAGAGGTTGACTTAGTATCTCCATCCCCTTTGAAACCTGTCCCTGACACAACAGATGAGACTAAAGAAGAG GTTTTCATTCAGACGGAAATAAGGACAACCTATGAGAACAAGGACCTAAGGCATTACTAA
- the rilpl2 gene encoding RILP-like protein 2 isoform X2, giving the protein MEELSESSPALAFEKEAFELTVEDVYDISYVIGRDLLKISTTGEEVSDLQFKIVRVLEMFETLVNKYNLSLEELKMERDNLKSELDRIVRESSAGQEAQTLGPNKLVVDLKDPNRPRFTMQELKEVLQERNQLKAQLLVAQEELQLYKSGMLPQGEQAMVEVDLVSPSPLKPVPDTTDETKEEVPNEGMTTIRKLFSFRRK; this is encoded by the exons ATGGAAGAGTTGAGCGAGTCTTCACCCGCTTTGGCGTTCGAGAAGGAAGCATTTGAGCTGACGGTGGAAGATGTTTATGACATTTCATACGTGATTGGCAGAGATTTGCTGAAAATAAGTACTACAGGTGAGGAAGTCTCCGATTTGCAATTCAAAATTGTCCGGGTTTTGGAGATGTTTGAAACGTTAGTGAATAAGTATAACCTGTCATTGGAGGAGCTGAAAATGGAACGAGACAACTTGAAGAGTGAACTGGATAGAATCGTGAGAGAAAGTTCTGCCGGGCAGGAAGCG CAAACACTAGGACCAAACAAACTGGTGGTGGACCTGAAAGATCCCAATAGACCACGCTTCACAATGCAGGAGCTGAAGGAGGTGCTTCAGGAGAGGAACCAGCTCAAGGCCCAACTACTGGTGGCGCAAGAAGAGTTGCAACTCTACAAGAG TGGGATGCTGCCACAGGGTGAACAAGCCATGGTAGAGGTTGACTTAGTATCTCCATCCCCTTTGAAACCTGTCCCTGACACAACAGATGAGACTAAAGAAGAGGTACCTAACGAAGGAATGACCACCATCAGAAAGCT GTTTTCATTCAGACGGAAATAA